A stretch of DNA from Candidatus Bathyarchaeota archaeon:
ATCGTTCGTTTTACCGTTTGCTGTGGAATATAAAATCTTCCATGATCCCGAATACGAAACAGTCTTGTCTACGGTGTACTATTGGTTTGGTAGGATGGTCGAGTTTGACACGGCTTCGGGTGGTCTTCGGTCTCCTTTTCCTCTTCCTTTCTCTCTCCTCTTTTTACCGATAGTTTATCTGCCATTAATAATGATGTGGCTTGGCATGAAACGCACTCGGATGTTTACTAATGGTGTTAGATTGTTTACGATTTACTGGGTTTGGCATCTTCTTTTCTTCCTCCAACCATTTTATGTAACTAGGCCTCGGCATGAACATATCATTGCGCCGACTGTGGGGATAGTCTTCTTTCCAACAATACTCCTAATTTACACACTCTCCTTCCTTTTCAAGAGCCCGCGCATAAACAGATTTCTATTAGAATCAGGGTTGAAGGGCGCGAAAGGAACACCTAAAACATTCCTTAAAAAATGCCCAAAATGCGGCAGAGAAATCCCAATAGCCTCGGAAGAATGCCAATACTGTAAAACAAAACAATCGTGATCTTATGAAACTATGAGATAAAGTCTGTTTCAACAATTACTTCAAGTCCAACCAGCGCGAATCACACTTATTGTGGATGAACGCGCTCATCTCTTCCGCATGGTGGACGGGACGGGATTTGAACCCGTGACCTCGGCGAATCTGTCACCAAGCGACCTCGGCGATGCCAACGCCGCGATCATTCCAAGCTGATCTACCCGCCCAAAACCATACGATAAAAACCTGAACTATTAAGCATTATGCACCTTGACACAACCAGGGTAACCCATGTCACACGCACACAAAAACTAAAACATAAACAAACCAAGACTCTGAAGCCAAAAGAAGGCCGATAGTCTAACACGGTTAGGACATCCGTTTGACGTGCATCCTAATATGTGCATTCTTGATGTTGTTAACGTTGATTGCAATGGTTTCAGAGAATATGCATTCAGAGTGAATATCTTGACTATACTCTTCTAAAATGAGACTTGTTTAAAGCCATTAAGAACTACAGAAATCCTTAAAGAAACATTAGTCTAGAAAATTTCCAGTTTAAAAATGGTGCGGCGTTTAGAGGTGAAGAGTGAGAGGAAGTCACCAGCTAACAGTAAGTCCGATATCCGCACCAATGCAATGGTGTCTTCATGTAGATATAAAACACTGATGGAGTAATGTTCCATAGAGCAATGCGCCACAGAACTTTTAAAATCACACCAAAATATGTTCATACAATGCATGTTCATCAATGCGATGTGGAAAAAGAAAATTCGAGAGAGATTTTGAAGACAATAGGCTACGTAATCTCGCTGAACAAAAGTTATTTCAAAGTAAAAGACCTGACAAATATGTTGGCAATAAAGCCTAATGGTCGACACAAATTGTCACATTCTTTGAAACCCTAGTTAATCAAAAACTGATAGAGATATACCATAAGAACAGTCGCAACCTTTACTACATTCCAGTTCGGAAGAAGCTACTAAATGCATATTATGAATCTCTTTGGAACCACGCTCCAAATCATGTATTGCAGTGCACGGGTTAATTGCTGAAGTCCAACTTCCTTCAACACCCACTGAGAAAACAGAGTAATATGGCTGGGGTAATAGCGATGACGCTCCTACTATTCTTTTGCAATTTAGTTTTATAAGGAAGAAAAACATTATCCATTGAAGATGTTCAGCTTTTCGTTTATGCATGCCAATAAGGCATTGATTCTTGGAGTAGCCTTACTGATAACAGGCTTGGGCATCATATGCGTTCTGTTGCTGTTCCCCCAAGTCGAAACAGTAAGTAAGACAGAAAATGATATGACAACAAGAAATTCCTATTTTTCTCCCTCATTTCGTGCAGAAGATGGATACTGGCTGGATTTGGACATACCCTCAACTGGTAATAGTACCTTGTATGTTCGAGGGCACACTCAAGGAGAGATATTTCAAGTTTCAGGAACCACTTTTGAGTACAAGGTGTCAATTACAGCTGAAGATATATATCGAATAGAAGTTGCCAATAACGACGAGGGACATTGGAACCCGTTGCAAGGATGGATTGATCCAATTGAAATTAACATCACCGGCAGTTTTTGCCTACAGATGAAACCAACATATTATTATCTGTTGATGTCATTTGGTGCAATCATGCTCGCAGTCGGACTATTGGTATCCATGCATATGGAGCATAAGGCAAGACAGAAAGCATAGAATACAAACACCAACATTGTGGTGCACTTCAGGAGTTCCATTTTGCAATACTTATATTATGGTCTGTAGAGCATATTGCTGAGTTGAAAATGAGCCGAAAGACTGTTCTAGTGGTGCATCTGCTGTCCTTGATGTTATTGTCTGGAATAACCTTGTCTTTTACGGCTTTTGCTTCAGGTGTTGAGGAAGAGAGAAAGGTAGGCGTTGAGGTAGGTGACTGGGGCATTTACGGCAACATCAACGCCACCTGGAGCTCTAATGACCCAAGTTTTACACCCGATGCAAATCTTATTCTTGCTAATAATACCGTATGGTTCAAACACGTTGTCACTGATGTAATAAGTACCGTCATCTATTTCAGGAATGTAACTCACTTTCGAGATGACACGGAATCGACTAATAATGCTTGGATTGATGTAGAAGTAGGACAAGGTAACGGAACACTAATGTTTGTTTCAGCAGGGCTAAATGCAGGCGACCCGTTGTATGAGGGAACCGCTGAGCCTGTGTTCATTAACAAAACACTGTCTCGCACTTATGCAGGTGTGGAAAGGGAAGTCAATCACCTAAACTTGACAACTACTCATCGCATAGATACTGACGTACCTCAAAATATCCAGATATCACTTGACTACTACTGGGACAAGATCACAGGTATCCTAACAGAACGTCAAGGCTCATATGTTAACCAAACTGGAAACTATTTGACTTCATGGTACAGATCCGATGTGCTCGTTGAAACAAGTCTCTGGTCTTCCGGTACGACTCCACCAGTAGACAATGCCGGTGAAAGTTTTCCTTTCTGGTTACTAGGCGTGGCTCTGATTGCAGTTCTTGGTGTATTAGTTTTGTATAGAAGACAGAGGACCAAGCGCAAGGTCAGAAAGCATCGTCGGCCTCGCATGCATGCATGCAAGGAATTACAAAGTGGATATCTTAAGCATATTCTCCTAAATTGAGAAAAGGGGACTTCAATTCTACAATTTAACATGGTTAGAAAGAAGAATTATCAGTGTTTGGTGTTTACTTCATCTTGCTTGATATTTATATTCAATGAAAGACAGTTTTTTTTGAATTGAATAGAGCTGTAGTTCACCTAGTTGGATAACTTTATATGTTTTCTAGTAATAATCCTTATCAGATATTTTTGTACCTAGATGATGGTTACTTGGACAAAATTAGGGTATACGTAAATAGTATAGTGCCTTCAACCCGTGACTATGTGGATATGGAAAGCATATGTCATCCCTGCTCACAGGCAGGAGAGAGAGCCCTTGAAGGTTTACAAGATCTTCCAGCCAGGTCAAGTGGTTTCCTTTCTGATGAGGAGGTAAAGGCTGTAGATTTGGTGGAGCAGTTTTCAGCAGAGAACGGATTCGAGTCTGAAATAATTGATTTAGCAAACAAGGGATTGATAACAAAGATGAAGTTTCATCTAAAAGGATGGAAGACTCCCGTAATCACTTTCAAGGGAGAGACCATAAAAGGACTCCCTACAAAGGAAGAACTTGAGGCACTGCTCCAAAAATTCTAGTCACGGAATGTTCCACTTTCAACTTCTACTAAAGATTTAAGAAAGAAACTTCTATTCCAGATGAAGATTCTGGCACAAGTCATAAAAGCTAAAGTAGAAGACACAACAAGTTGATGTTGTATGAACGGAAAACTTGTCTTATTTATTCTCATTTCATCTTTACTGGCAATACTACCTGTTTCCACTGCTTCTTCTCGATTTATTTTATGTGACGAAAACCTCGACAATTTCAGTGTCGAAGTCGGTAACTCTGCTGCGTACGTCTCTGTGCCATTTCACTATCAGAGCAACAACTACTACTGTGGTCCAGCAGCTCTCGAAATGGTCTTTGATTACTATGGAGAAGATATCCCTCAGTCAGAAATTGCTGATGTGGCGAGAACCTATCCTTACGTAACCTTCAGGGATGAGTTGAGAAGAGCATCTCATTTTAGCGATCTAAGCACATCACTTGGTGATGAAATGCCCGACAATATTACGGGGTATTCAGCTCGTAAGATTGGATATGCTGCCTTTGAATACTGGGGATTAACTATGGATGATTTGAAGGCTCTGATAAACAAGGGAGAACCCTTAATTGTCTTAATGTGGTGGACTCCGTCGAAGATTTATGGTCACTATCGAGTCGTAGTAGGATATAACGTGACACATATAATCATGCATGACCCTTGGAACAAGGACCTTTGGGGAGGAACCTACGGAGGAGCCAACACATCAATGACTTATTCAACGTTTCTGGACCTTTGGGAATACATAGGCAATTGGGGACTTTGGGTACATCCTTGGGACGTAGAACTACAAATGCCTAGCACAGTAAGTGAGGGAGACGATTTTGAAGTAACAGCAAACATAACATATCCTTGTTCCACAGCATTTGATATAGCCGACTGTCCAGCCTCTTCTTGCAAGGCAACTATCAAGTTGCAGGAAGGCCTCGAATTAGATCTAGGGGAAACAACTCAGCACTCATTAGGAAATATTACGGCTGGGAACTCTGTTCAGACGTCTTGGTTAATCCATTCCTGTGCAACTGGCTTCTATAATATTTCAGTAACCGTTACGGGAATAGTGGAAGGTAGTGTTGGAGCTCACGGAACGTATCCTTCTTACAGCTATGAGGACAAGATTGGCATGCATGGATGTATGGTTCACTTTTCAGTCCTTGACACTACGCCCCTAACTATCTCTATTTTGTCACCTGAGAACGTAACGTATGCCACAACTGACATCCCATTGAATTTCACAGTTGATGAATCAGTTTTATGGATGGCCTACAGCCTCGATAACGAGGCGAACGTAACCATTATTGGAAACATGACTCTATCTGGATTGTCTGAGGGGTCGCATGGTCTAGTAATTTATGTCAATGATACAGCTGGAAACATGGGGGCTTCTGAAATGGTTTACTTCAGGATAGAAATCTCACAACCAGAGCCTTTCCCAATGTGGATTGTAGCCGCAATAGTAATAATAACCATATTTGGAGTACCCCTCCTGATCTATTTCGCAAAGGTCAAGAAAACAAGTGAGAATGTCAATCAGCGATTCCAGAGTTTCCATCACTGATTATTCTACCATTATTCATGATACAACACTGCTAGCAGTTATAGTCTACAGAAGAAAACATTCTGTATATGTGAGTTATTCAGAGTTCTGTTGTCTAGATTACTCAGCACATGGGTGAGTTTCAGATTTCGGATGGCATTCTGCTGTCTGCTCAAGAGAATAGATAGCTAGAGGATTTGGCCAAATTTTCTTTTTCTTTTCCTTGTCTTCCTTTTGGGTGAATGTAGCATATCCATATTGGTTTTACTCCCGTAAGCCTTTCTTTCTTTTCTGTTAATTATATATGGTTTATGAATTAGGAATAAGCAAAAGAAAGAGAGATGGACAAAAGAACACGAAAACCAAAAACTAACCTTACACAAAACCTTACATAAAACAACACTAATTTAGAAAACCTTAATTCAAGGCTATATACTGAAAATAACCAACAAACATTGAGGGCCGGTAGTCTAGCACGGTTAGGACATCTGCTTGACGTGCAGAAGGTCGCCGGTTCAAATCCGGCCCGGCCCACCACCTTTTACACACACAATAATTCTCTGGTTCAAATCCCTCCAGATGCACCATTATATATACACACACATCAACGGGCTGAGAGTGAGGGGGCACGCATGCACGACGGAAGTATTGAGGAAAAGTCAATACCACAACACCAAATACATAAGGTAAGAAAGAGACTGAAAATGTCTGAATGCATACACGCAAACTCACGCACACAAACAAGTTTAAATAGTCAATATGTCAATTGATTGAACACACGAGAATTAGAATTCCATGAGAATGCTGGTTTTTCGTTGACTATTAAATGGAGGTGTAGTTCGATTGTCGTATAGAGAAAAGCGAGAAATGCATAAGGCTGTATGCGCTGATTGTGGCCAAGAATGTGAAGTTCCCTTCAAACCTGACGGAAGCAAACCAGTCTACTGCCGAGAATGCTATTCCAAACGAAGACCCCCAAGAAGATATTAAGCTTACTAGCTAAAATCTTCAGTCCGTCTTACACACTTTCTTCCTTTTTATTAATAGCAATAATAAGCAGAATGTGCACTCTTCCACGAGATCAAAATAATGCCTAGAGGTCCCGTTTGTGGCGCCGTTTTGGACGAGAAGACAGTTAAGTTCAAGATCACCTACATGGCGAGACCTATCATTCTGCATGCATAGTTTTTCTGCATGCGTGACGCCCGATTTTTGCCTCTTTTTTTGAACGTTTGAATGCATGCATGTACAAATCTACAGGACTTTAGAAGTGTGTATGCCTACCACCTTTTGGGTTTAGAATCACCAATTTTGTATGCTTCGAAACCGCATTTTAATGTACAACTCCTAAGAGAAGATATCCCACCTTTTTGTGGACGCTGACGTGCATGCATGCATCGCGTTACAAAAATGATTACCTGCGCGCATCTATTTTTCATTAAGAGGAAGCGTGCCACTCGCATTTATGTTCGCAGTAAGGGTCGCCGTGCCCCTTGCATGTCAATCGAGTTATTTTCGCTTTCCCACCCATAGCACTGGACACTCCTTCATGAAACGCGTTATGGAGGACATCGCACATCATTTCTGGCATTTTGACAGCAAGTTCAAGAAACAGACAGTTGTGTACACGATACACAACTAGATTCTTATCAGTCTTCACAATTTCTGGCTCTCCCCCAGCTTCTTCGAGGTATCCTTTGATGAAGAAATCTACAAAGGCTTCAGAAGACCATTCTTTTACGTCATGTTTAGACTCCATTTCTCTTATTATGCTTTCACCCATGTTTTTTCCAACTCTCCTCAAGAGCTTACTAGCTCTTTTTAATCCAATCAATAATCGAAGAGTTTTTATCATAAAATTGGAGAGAGTTAGATAACGACGTTTCGGATAACCCACTATCGTCGGTTCTTTGGCAATCTGATAATAGACCTTTGGCCTTCCTACAGTTCCTCCCTTTTCTTCATAACCTTCTATGAAACCAGCATCTTCCAACGACTTCAAATGATGTCGTACCGTAATCGATTGCAGATTCACTAACTTTGCTATTTCGTTAACGCTCAAAGGCTTTTTGTGCAGTAACTTTAGGATTTCAAGTCTTGACGTACTGGACAGTGCTTCGTAGGCCTTTCTTTCACTCAAGATATTCACTTCATTGCCCTATGTTGAAGTATTAGATTATTGTAAATCTGGGTTATATTTATTATTCTTATCTAATTTTTGAGCGCCAACATTCTTTTCGCATTGTCAATGACTATTTCGATCTCAGCGATTTTGCCATTTGAATAAGATAGAACATGCATGCATTCTGACATTTCCCTACGCGGCCTCATTAAGATGTGGGTCAATTGAAGGTTTCGAGAAGACCAAATGACACATGAGTTGTTTAGAAAGACTGTCTTAACTATCATTTTTATATAAAAAACTTATAATAGAAACACGCACCACCACAGGGAAATCAGGTATATGAATACCTACAACAAACTGACTAAAGTAATCGGAAGAGTGGACTACGATATAGTATCAAAGGAGAAAAGGGACAAGCTCGTCGCACAGGCGGAGCAAACTCTAGGCAACATCCGGTACGGCTGGAAGGCGAGCATAGACAATTTTTGCATGCAACTCGAAACAAACTCTCCACATCTGTACGAATTCTGGATAGAGAACTGGTTTGCCGAAAAACGAGACGCAAGATCTC
This window harbors:
- a CDS encoding zinc ribbon domain-containing protein; its protein translation is MPYVKVTYYGERIHEHVFWYTSLWRELETDAGSQYHSAQWNIEWYAMPMFAFPFVLMYFGLKKRYTFDLGVIVYALFLGWMTLPPLISPMSMGAGWDLIESEALIGAYLATIVLVVYGVTRLFLRGATGGLEADRIPPPESVEQPDVVKRRFILVLALLSFVLPFAVEYKIFHDPEYETVLSTVYYWFGRMVEFDTASGGLRSPFPLPFSLLFLPIVYLPLIMMWLGMKRTRMFTNGVRLFTIYWVWHLLFFLQPFYVTRPRHEHIIAPTVGIVFFPTILLIYTLSFLFKSPRINRFLLESGLKGAKGTPKTFLKKCPKCGREIPIASEECQYCKTKQS
- a CDS encoding DNA-directed RNA polymerase: MHKAVCADCGQECEVPFKPDGSKPVYCRECYSKRRPPRRY
- a CDS encoding ArsR family transcriptional regulator, coding for MNILSERKAYEALSSTSRLEILKLLHKKPLSVNEIAKLVNLQSITVRHHLKSLEDAGFIEGYEEKGGTVGRPKVYYQIAKEPTIVGYPKRRYLTLSNFMIKTLRLLIGLKRASKLLRRVGKNMGESIIREMESKHDVKEWSSEAFVDFFIKGYLEEAGGEPEIVKTDKNLVVYRVHNCLFLELAVKMPEMMCDVLHNAFHEGVSSAMGGKAKITRLTCKGHGDPYCEHKCEWHASS